In Debaryomyces hansenii CBS767 chromosome A complete sequence, a genomic segment contains:
- a CDS encoding DEHA2D17204p (similar to uniprot|P13711 Saccharomyces cerevisiae YGL205W POX1 Fatty-acyl coenzyme A oxidase involved in the fatty acid beta-oxidation pathway) — MFSSNTVNSSAPPNPSKSIQDERSQNQFEPTLMHEFLEGSRENSQQILRLYHQMERDPILCSSYKDYELNRLEERTKSALRINSLSRYIEEDSPSDFHRRLNLLAVYDPSTGIRLSINLGLFVNCIKGNGTAEQYKYWCVDKETTKIKNAYGCFGMTELGHGSNVAGCETTATFDEENDQFIIDTPHIGATKWWIGGALHVATHCVVYARLIVKGKDYGVTTFVVPLRDSNHDVMPGITIGDIGGKMGREGVDNAWIQFSNVRIPRFFMLQRFCKVSSSGKVELPPLQQLVYISLLGGRVMMAVDSYRISARFITIAVRYAVGRRQFKKNGGDGNGDGLECKLLDYPLHQRRLMPYLALTYAMAVGTKKLENDHAACLKEFDYAVNSNDKVALKKALETTKSLFVDSASLKSTCTWLAGECITECRQACGGHGYSAYSGFGKTYGDWTIQCTYEGDNSVLGMSAGKAIIANTAQVIKKNKKITGSISFLSNAKNYINDELVLKSEDDLQDLSLVFKALEVLICRLANQSIDVLESSGDNNWDLVSYQRVVLSKLRCHHYLLQNFMSRIDSADESTKPMLKDVAKTYAYTSILENFSAELLSLNVTSPKFINRLKSSVIPTYLKKLRNQAITLTDSFQQPDMVLNSAIGNYNGDIYEDYFKVVKQANPPTQTKAPYSAAIESMLNRPSKEERERFEKSAETAKILSK; from the coding sequence AtgttttcatcaaataccGTTAATAGCAGTGCACCACCTAATCCatctaaatcaattcaagaTGAGAGGCTGCAAAATCAATTCGAACCTACATTAATGCATGAATTCTTGGAAGGGTCTCGCGAGAACTCCCAGCAAATCTTGAGACTCTATCACCAAATGGAAAGAGATCCAATTTTGTGCTCTAGTTACAAGGATTATGAATTGAATAGATTAGAGGAGAGAACCAAATCGGCGTTGAGAATCAATCTGTTGAGTCGTTATATTGAAGAGGATTCACCATCAGACTTTCATAGGAGATTGAATTTGCTTGCTGTATATGATCCATCCACGGGTATCAGATTGAGCATCAATTTGGGATTATTTGTCAACTGTATCAAAGGAAATGGTACGGCGGAGCAGTATAAGTATTGGTGTGTTGATAAGGAGACCacgaaaataaaaaatgcATATGGTTGTTTTGGGATGACAGAATTGGGACATGGATCCAATGTCGCCGGGTGTGAAACCACTGCCACCTTTGACGAAGAAAACGACCAATTCATCATAGACACTCCCCATATCGGCGCAACCAAGTGGTGGATTGGGGGAGCTTTACATGTAGCCACCCATTGTGTCGTGTATGCTAGATTGATTGTCAAAGGGAAGGATTATGGGGTAACAACGTTTGTGGTTCCATTGAGGGACTCCAACCATGATGTGATGCCGGGAATTACTATTGGTGATATTGGAGGGAAAATGGGACGTGAAGGTGTTGATAATGCTTGGATTCAGTTCTCTAATGTAAGGATCCCAAGATTCTTTATGTTGCAAAGGTTCTGTAAAGTTTCCAGCAGTGGTAAAGTTGAGTTACCTCCGTTACAGCAATTGgtatatatttcattattaggCGGTAGGGTTATGATGGCTGTGGATTCCTACAGAATCAGTGCCCGTTTTATCACCATTGCCGTTAGATATGCTGTTGGTAGAAGACAGTTCAAGAAAAACGGTGGTGACGGTAATGGCGATGGCTTGGAATGCAAGTTGTTGGATTATCCATTGCATCAGCGCCGTTTAATGCCGTATTTGGCCTTGACTTATGCCATGGCGGTTGGGACTAAAAAATTGGAGAATGATCATGCTGCATGTctcaaagaatttgattatgCAGTAAATTCTAATGATAAAGTGGCTTTGAAGAAAGCTTTAGAAACGACCAAgtcattatttgttgaCTCAGCATCTTTGAAGTCTACATGTACCTGGTTAGCTGGAGAGTGTATTACTGAGTGTAGACAAGCCTGTGGTGGTCATGGGTATTCAGCATATTCTGGATTTGGTAAGACGTACGGGGACTGGACAATTCAATGTACGTATGAAGGTGACAATAGTGTTTTAGGTATGTCTGCGGGTAAAGCTATCATAGCTAACACAGCACAAGTaatcaagaaaaacaaaaagattACTGGCtcaatttcattcttaTCGAATGCAAAGAATTATATCAATGATGAATTGGTTTTAAAGTCCGAAGATGATCTCCAGGACTTATCCTTGGTCTTTAAAGCTCTTGAGGTGTTAATATGTAGACTTGCGAACCAATCTATTGACGTTTTAGAGTCGTCTGGAGACAATAACTGGGATCTCGTTAGCTACCAGAGAGTTGTACTCTCCAAATTGAGATGCCACCATTATTTATTGCAGAATTTTATGTCCAGAATTGATAGTGCTGATGAATCTACGAAACCAATGTTGAAAGATGTTGCAAAAACATATGCCTATACTAGTATATTGGAGAACTTCTCTGCTGAATTGTTGTCTTTGAATGTAACATCACCTAAATTCATAAACCGGTTGAAGTCTAGTGTGATCCCAACGTACCTtaagaaattaagaaatCAAGCAATCACATTAACAGATTCATTCCAACAGCCAGATATGGTTCTTAATTCTGCTATCGGTAACTACAACGGGGATATCTATGAAGACTATTTCAAGGTCGTCAAGCAGGCAAACCCACCAACCCAAACTAAAGCTCCCTATTCTGCAGCCATAGAATCCATGCTAAACAGACCCAGTAAGGAGGAAAGAGAAAGGTTCGAAAAGTCCGCCGAAACCGCAAAAATCTTGTCCAAGTGA
- a CDS encoding DEHA2D17292p (similar to uniprot|P11745 Saccharomyces cerevisiae YMR235C RNA1 GTPase activating protein (GAP) for Gsp1p involved in nuclear transport): MASVEVDLGVTPENTYSIRGKQLKFDSKKDIEPYLEEINSKSEILKLDFSGNTIGIEASEALAASILKHKDSLVEVDFSDLYTGRLNTEIPQSLQHLLPAFLECSYLKLINLSDNAFGLQTIDPIEKYLAKAVSVQHLILSNNGMGPFAGARIGKSLYKLSQAKKSQGKSSLRTFICGRNRLENGSTNYLSIGLRNHEDLQIVKLYQNGIRPSGIMNLIKNGLSQNRKLQIIDLQDNTLTTKASVVLANALSNWNDLQELNLNDCLLKPHGSLKLCQALEEGMIREKFTTLKLQYNELEASSLDHLLAAVEKKLPKLKSLELNGNRFEEDAAFIEKVNEIFENRGMGELDELDDLEEIDSEEEEEEEEEEEEGEEEEEDLDELEKELEGVHIMEDSKEDSIDDITGGLAKTHIK, encoded by the coding sequence ATGGCATCtgttgaagttgatttaGGAGTAACTCCAGAAAATACTTACTCTATTCGTGGTAAGCAGTTGAAGTTTGATTCCAAAAAGGATATTGAACCTtatttagaagaaataaattctAAGTCAGAGATTTTGAAACTTGATTTCTCTGGTAACACTATTGGTATTGAAGCGTCTGAGGCGTTAGCAGCATCTATTTTGAAGCATAAGGACAGCTTAGTAGAAGTTGATTTTTCGGATTTATACACAGGTAGATTAAATACTGAGATTCCTCAATCATTACAGCATTTATTACCAGCATTTTTGGAATGttcttatttgaaattaattaatttgagTGATAATGCGTTTGGTTTGCAGACCATTGATCCGATAGAAAAGTATTTGGCGAAAGCGGTATCTGTTCAACACTTGATTTTGTCCAATAACGGTATGGGACCTTTTGCGGGTGCAAGAATCGGTAAATCGCTTTACAAGTTATCACAAGCAAAGAAAAGCCAAGGTAAGAGTTCATTGAGAACATTTATTTGTGGTAGAAACAGATTGGAAAATGGTTCTACTAACTATTTGTCAATTGGGTTGAGAAACCACGAGGATTTACAAATTGTAAAATTGTACCAAAACGGTATCAGACCAAGTGGGATtatgaatttgattaagAATGGTTTATCTCAAAACAGGAAATTGCAAATCATTGATTTACAAGATAACACGTTGACTACTAAGGCTTCTGTTGTATTAGCAAATGCTTTATCTAACTGGAATGatttacaagaattaaaCCTTAATGACTGTTTATTGAAACCTCATGGTTCTTTAAAGTTATGTCAGGCTTTGGAAGAAGGTATGATCAGAGAAAAATTCACAACATTGAAATTacaatataatgaattagagGCTTCAAGTTTAGATCATTTATTGGCAGCCGTCGAGAAGAAATTGCCAAAGTTAAAGTCATTAGAATTAAATGGTAATAGATTCGAGGAAGACGCAGCATTTATCGAAAAggttaatgaaattttcgAAAACAGAGGTATGGGTGAACTTGATGAACTAGATGACTTAGAGGAAATCGATagtgaagaagaggaagaagaagaggaagaggaagaagaaggtgaagaagaagaagaagatttagatgaattagaaaaagaattggaagGTGTCCATATAATGGAAGACTCGAAGGAAGACTCGATTGATGATATTACTGGTGGATTGGCTAAAACCCATATCAAgtaa
- a CDS encoding DEHA2D17160p (similar to uniprot|P87284 Saccharomyces cerevisiae YDR276C PMP3 plasma membrane protein involved in salt tolerance), with product MNSEKIIAIILALFLPPLAVFMREGAGSALCINIVLCCFIWFPAILHALYVVLKD from the exons ATGAATTCCGAAAAGATCATTGCTATCATTCTTG cCTTATTCTTGCCACCATTAGCAGTTTTCATGAGAGAAGGAGCTGGTTCTGCTCtttgtattaatattgttttatGTTGTTTTATCTGGTTCCCAGCTATTTTACATGCATTGTACGTCGTCTTGAAAGATTAG
- a CDS encoding DEHA2D17138p (weakly similar to uniprot|P53191 Saccharomyces cerevisiae YGL023C PIB2 Protein binding phosphatidylinositol 3-phosphate involved in telomere-proximal repression of gene expression), whose product MTEKSDDTGQFEAFSFKKKPLVKHLNISNIHSVISDIIPQSSNRPISANNETNNQGNHENAGYNDINYDEQIRAPRMSSITRGSFKDRNNANDESFVGSSSRREAEGLWNVKEDGDDEGVQDDSYIPANFDLSQPTRRFSTPFEVATDVPDNTILSYTNNNYIYERNRSTSSSNSNSNNTSNSNTNTNLKNLNLDMSSESPDNDLQQTSLVNALNNLSNNVTSQERNDSSKTNRIKHRTPTSASHLSGVEGTDLQQVYRLKKPLCMPAVLRPQSSTPTSSSSSPSMPCSAETSPKKMNYSVSIDCECTSSECESHQPADPTHKHWKPNSFTSHCMKCFEAFGVFFSPQRRRRHHCRFCGQIFCYECLWQKSVVDQEGDYKPSVSTNGSDVKHATVLDSNARFVIPIYTNLKSNSNIRSPTDLFRNCKVCKDCGYNYQMLVTNVNANLSSFLNENKIKNFNPPFIFIENPYVNNSSSGSIPHNIHQFNDSPQDTPKDGAKSSKTDASSTHPDVLPNKISATSATAAGTITSSTKDASINNAIIDGSIADTRRKSSVVSVPSDWTWSSF is encoded by the coding sequence ATGACAGAGAAGCTGGACGATACAGGGCAGTTCGAAGCATTTTCGTTCAAGAAAAAGCCTCTTGTAAAGCATCTCAATATCTCCAATATTCACTCAGTAATCTCAGATATAATACCTCAGTCATCGAACAGACCAATTTCCGCCAACAACGAGACAAACAACCAAGGAAACCATGAAAATGCAGGATATAACGACATTAACTATGACGAACAGATAAGGGCACCAAGGATGAGTAGTATCACGCGGGGGTCATTCAAGGATCGGAATAACGCTAACGATGAATCATTCGTCGGACTGTCGCTGAGAAGAGAGGCGGAAGGATTATGGAATGTCAAAGAAGACGGAGATGATGAAGGAGTACAGGATGACTCTTATATTCCGGCCAACTTTGATTTATCACAACCCACCAGGAGGTTTTCGACGCCGTTCGAGGTGGCCACCGATGTGCCCGATAATACGATATTGAGTTACACCAACAACAACTATATTTATGAAAGGAACCGTAGCACGTCAAGTTCGAATTCGAACTCTAACAACACGTCTAATTCGAATACCAACAcgaatttgaagaatttgaacTTGGATATGCTGCTGGAATCTCCGGATAACGACTTGCAGCAGACTAGTTTGGTGAATGCCTTGAACAACTTGAGTAACAATGTGACATCACAGGAGAGAAACGATAGTCTGAAGACCAACCGCATCAAACACCGTACACCTACGTCTGCTAGTCATTTATCGGGAGTAGAAGGGACAGATTTACAACAAGTATACCGGTTGAAGAAGCCACTATGTATGCCTGCAGTTTTAAGACCTCAAAGTCTGACCCCGACGTCGTCGTCACTGTCACCCAGCATGCCGTGTTCAGCTGAAACCTCTCCCAAGAAAATGAACTATTCGGTATCGATTGACTGCGAATGTACTTCATCAGAATGTGAAAGTCATCAACCAGCAGACCCTACGCATAAGCATTGGAAGCCGAATAGCTTTACGTCACATTGCATGAAGTGTTTTGAGGCGTTTGGCGTTTTTTTTTCGCCTCAGCGTAGAAGAAGGCACCACTGCAGGTTCTGCGGTCAAATCTTCTGCTATGAGTGCTTATGGCAAAAGAGCGTTGTGGACCAAGAAGGAGACTACAAGCCTTCGGTGTCTACCAATGGTAGTGACGTCAAGCATGCCACAGTGCTAGATTCCAATGCTCGTTTTGTCATACCCATATACACCAATTTGAAATCCAATTCAAACATCCGCTCGCCTACAGATTTGTTCCGCAATTGCAAGGTTTGCAAGGACTGTGGTTACAACTACCAGATGCTTGTCACCAATGTCAACGCAAATTTGTCGAGCTTTCTAAACGAAaacaaaatcaagaatttcaatcCCCcattcatcttcatcgaAAACCCATATGTGAACAACTCCAGCTCTGGTTCCATACCGCATAATATCCACCAATTCAACGATTCTCCTCAAGATACCCCTAAAGACGGCGCAAAATCTTCCAAGACCGACGCTAGTTCTACGCATCCCGATGTCCTTCCTAATAAAATATCCGCCACCTCCGCCACTGCCGCAGGCACTATTACATCCTCGACTAAAGATGCATCGATCAATAATGCAATTATTGATGGCTCAATTGCCGATACCCGTAGAAAATCGTCAGTTGTAAGTGTGCCATCTGATTGGACCTGGAGCTCTTTTTAG
- a CDS encoding DEHA2D17116p (similar to uniprot|Q66RD5 Saccharomyces cerevisiae YDR348C Protein of unknown function; green fluorescent protein (GFP)-fusion protein localizes to the cell periphery and bud neck; potential Cdc28p substrate): MYQQPNHSYQSSDSLRRLSANNPFRQHNFEPPRHVNRSASSLGSGHSASQNQAFDDWVEKNKQLIEESDDEDLYSSPNPVDMSLNFNESRDNSRPANDQFNDLARPTFPTTVRAGSDSSVNYSDNRRMSSNNPFASALKAPDAYVHRREPPPVPQARTNSNTPPARPPKLESGLPPSYEEVAGPEKTRKEYPREKSGSSSSRRHSSSRRHRSHSDAGTGTGTGRHSRSNRDKERRHKKKSQPEPVKAKNLDTIDKLDVTGFFGGGFHHDGPFDACTPHRNKNVKAAPVMAFPADGPNSSIKGAGGNIDKNEQMNLAFGNYDGEQDQLVGKTSPVRRQSNDNQVPLIKTNRKTNDVPTSLFTPKHNPSVMNFDANMKAEPIHGSTTAGLGSSTFIDGAPAPKGTDDQFLSVSGGGLGRKKSLVQRLRKNSGSESSSRRSSNDYYDRSEERRNSGGYDSENVEGSGNSLLRRVKSLKVGRK, translated from the exons ATGTACCAACAACCAAACCACTCGTATCAGTCGTCGGATTCGTTGAGACGATTATCCGCCAACAATCCGTTCAGGCAACATAATTTTGAACCACCGAGACACGTCAATAGGTCAGCGTCGTCGCTTGGGTCCGGCCATTCAGCGTCGCAGAATCAAGCGTTTGATGACTGGGtggaaaaaaataaacAGCTCATAGAAGAGTCTGACGACGAGGATCTCTACAGTCTGCCCAACCCCGTCGACATGAGTTTGAACTTCAATGAATCGCGTGATAATTCTAGGCCAGCAAACGATCAATTCAATGACCTTGCAAGGCCAACATTTCCAACTACGGTTAGAGCTGGAAGTGATAGTAGCGTGAACTACAGTGATAATAG AAGAATGTCGTCAAATAACCCGTTTGCTTCTGCCCTTAAGGCACCTGACGCATACGTCCATCGCAGAGAACCACCACCAGTGCCACAGGCGAGAACCAATTCAAACACGCCACCGGCACGTCCTCCTAAGCTCGAATCTGGTTTACCCCCTTCATACGAAGAAGTAGCAGGACCTGAGAAGacaagaaaagaatatcCTAGGGAAAAACTGGGTTCATCATCGTCTAGACGTCACTCGTCATCCAGACGTCATCGCTCCCACAGTGACGCTGGTACTGGTACTGGTACAGGAAGACACAGCCGCTCCAACAGAGATAAGGAAAGACGtcacaagaagaaatccCAGCCAGAGCCTGTTAAAGCTAAGAACTTGGATACCATCGATAAATTGGACGTGACTGGATTCTTCGGAGGCGGTTTCCATCATGATGGACCCTTTGACGCGTGTACTCCACATAGGAATAAGAATGTTAAAGCTGCTCCAGTAATGGCATTCCCTGCTGATGGTCCAAATAGCTCAATAAAGGGTGCGGGTGGAAACATTGACAAAAACGAACAAATGAATTTGGCATTTGGTAATTACGATGGAGAACAAGACCAATTAGTGGGTAAGACTTCACCAGTCAGACGCCAGAGTAATGATAATCAAGTGCCATTGATTAAGACTAATAGAAAAACTAATGATGTCCCAACGTCATTATTCACACCAAAGCATAACCCTTCTGTGATGAATTTCGACGCCAATATGAAGGCCGAACCAATACACGGTTCAACCACTGCTGGTTTAGGTTCTTCGACTTTTATTGATGGTGCACCTGCTCCAAAAGGTACCGATGATCAATTTTTAAGTGTCAGCGGTGGTGGTTTAGGAAGAAAGAAATCGTTAGTTCAAAGATTACGTAAAAATAGTGGAAGTGAAAGTAGTAGCAGAAGAAGCTCCAATGACTATTACGACAGATCAGAAGAGAGAAGAAACTCTGGTGGATACGACAGCGAAAACGTTGAAGGGTCCGGTAACTCGTTATTAAGAAGAGTTAAGAGTTTGAAAGTCGGTAGGAAATAA
- a CDS encoding DEHA2D17248p (similar to uniprot|P13711 Saccharomyces cerevisiae YGL205W POX1 Fatty-acyl coenzyme A oxidase involved in the fatty acid beta-oxidation pathway): MVSATNTVNSGVPPNPAASIQAERAASKFDPKEMHYFLEGGEERAEKFKQMMQQMERDPILSANFQYYDLTKDQQRELTALRIDRLTRYIENESFDDFNKRMSLMGVFDPQLSTRLGINLGLFVSCLKGNGTAEQVKYWAMDKSAVYMRGIYGCFGMTELAHGSNVAGLETTATFDDENDEFIINTPHIGATKWWIGGAAHSATHCSVYARLIVGGQDYGVKTFVVPLRDSNHDTMPGVTVGDIGAKMGRDGIDNGWIQFSNVRIPRYFMLQKFCKVSSEGDVQLPPLEQLSYSALLGGRVMMVLDSFRVSARFSTVALRYAIGRRQFKAGSASDDKNALECQLLDYPLHQRRLLPYLALSYIISASAVKIETTIESTLENLDKAVEADDMGAIMKSIDSMKSLFVDSGSLKSTCTWLAAEVIDQCRQACGGHGYSAYSGFGKAYNDWVVMCTWEGDNNVLAMSVGKQIIKHILGVLDGKKVKGSADFLNNTEQYLNEEPVLRSVDDLKDLKKVLLAIEVAIIRVAYQASQTLKENKGDFDTVGAEMVTLSKLNAHHFMLSEFLDRMDSFESKQLVPYLESVAKLYSATIVLEKFAGDFLAQGVFPPKLNGELNSKHIPELCKEIRPNVIALTDSFQQSDMMINSAIGSYDGNIYENYFGVVKANNPPSKTKAPYSGALEAMLNRPSKEERERFEKSTETAKILSK, encoded by the coding sequence ATGGTTAGTGCTACTAATACAGTGAATTCAGGTGTACCACCAAACCCAGCAGCTCTGATCCAGGCTGAAAGAGCAGCATCCAAATTTGACCCCAAGGAAATGCACTATTTCTTAGAAGGGGGTGAGGAAAgagctgaaaaattcaagcaaATGATGCAACAAATGGAAAGAGATCCTATATTATCTGCCaactttcaatattatgATTTGACCAAGGACCAACAACGTGAGTTGACGGCTTTAAGAATTGACCGTTTAACCAGATACATAGAAAACGAAAGTTTCGATGACTTCAACAAGAGAATGTCGCTTATGGGAGTTTTCGACCCACAATTATCCACCAGACTTGGTATTAACTTGGGTTTATTTGTTTCCTGCCTCAAGGGTAACGGTACAGCCGAACAGGTGAAGTACTGGGCTATGGATAAGTCAGCTGTATACATGAGAGGTATTTACGGTTGTTTCGGTATGACTGAATTAGCTCACGGTTCTAATGTTGCTGGTTTAGAAACCACTGCTACTTTCGACGATGAAAACGAcgaattcatcatcaacacCCCACACATTGGTGCTACTAAATGGTGGATTGGTGGTGCAGCACACTCTGCTACGCACTGTTCTGTCTACGCCAGATTAATTGTTGGTGGTCAAGATTACGGTGTCAAGACTTTTGTTGTCCCATTAAGAGACTCCAACCACGACACAATGCCAGGTGTCACCGTTGGTGATATTGGTGCCAAGATGGGTAGAGATGGAATTGATAACGGTTGGATTCAATTCTCCAATGTCAGAATCCCAAGATACTTCATGTTACAGAAATTCTGTAAGGTTTCCAGCGAAGGTGATGTTCAATTACCTCCATTAGAACAATTATCATATTCTGCTTTATTGGGTGGTAGAGTCATGATGGTTCTTGACTCCTTCAGAGTTTCTGCTAGGTTTTCCACCGTTGCTTTAAGATACGCTATTGGTAGAAGACAATTCAAGGCTGGTTCTGCTTCAGACGACAAAAATGCTTTAGAATGTCAATTGCTTGATTACCCATTACACCAACGTCGTTTGTTACCATACTTAGCTTTATCTTATATTATTTCAGCTAGTGCTgttaaaattgaaaccaCCATTGAAAGTACTCTTGAGAATTTAGACAAGGCTGTTGAAGCCGATGACATGGGCGCTATCATGAAGTCTATTGACAGTATGAAATCGTTATTCGTTGACTCTGGTTCCTTAAAGTCTACTTGTACCTGGTTGGCTGCTGAAGTTATCGATCAATGTAGACAAGCATGTGGTGGTCATGGTTACTCTGCATACTCTGGTTTCGGTAAGGCCTACAATGACTGGGTCGTTATGTGTACTTGGGAAGGTGATAACAATGTTTTAGCCATGTCTGTTGGTAAGCAAATTATCAAGCATATTCTCGGTGTTCTTGACGGTAAGAAGGTCAAGGGTTCTGCAGATTTCTTGAACAACACCGAGCAATACTTGAATGAAGAACCAGTTTTGAGGTCTGTTGATGACTTGAAGGATCTTAAGAAGGTTTTACTTGCTATTGAAGTTGCCATCATTAGAGTTGCTTACCAAGCATCCCAAACCTTGAAGGAAAACAAGGGTGATTTCGACACAGTTGGTGCTGAAATGGTCACTCTTTCTAAGTTGAACGCCCACCACTTCATGTTGAGCGAATTCTTAGACAGAATGGATTCATTTGAATCTAAGCAATTAGTTCCATACTTGGAATCTGTCgctaaattatattctgCTACCATCGTCTTAGAAAAGTTTGCTGGTGATTTCTTAGCCCAAGGTGTTTTCCCACCAAAATTAAACGGtgaattgaattctaaACACATCCCAGAATTATGTAAGGAAATTAGACCTAATGTTATCGCATTGACTGATTCTTTCCAACAATCTGACATGATGATTAATTCTGCTATTGGTTCTTACGATGGTAACATCTACGAAAACTACTTCGGTGTTGTTAAGGCCAACAATCCACCTTCTAAGACAAAGGCTCCATACTCTGGTGCCTTGGAAGCCATGTTGAACAGACCTTCCAAggaagaaagagaaagattCGAAAAGTCTACTGAAACTGCTAAGATCTTATCCAAATAA
- a CDS encoding DEHA2D17226p (weakly similar to CA3025|IPF11503 Candida albicans IPF11503 unknown function) produces MMPISSLVSILLRALQTICAVINFGLDMAISGMLLDATTYGNWWVYLLIVFSLTIIYLVVVLVPACLKRVPPCVFFITETIYVVLWLVYFAAMVAAFKSRSCSKAYYMSDTWCNLESPVIAFGVITWLIFCLSLVLLVVFTIIPCLRTRGIHGLIAPTSFKIGALYLQERPTELTHDVELGPVLSTMEGTSEKILTL; encoded by the coding sequence ATGATGCCTATATCTAGTTTAGTCAGCATCTTGCTTAGAGCACTCCAGACCATATGCGCAGTTATCAATTTTGGTCTCGATATGGCGATCTCTGGCATGCTCTTAGATGCAACCACCTATGGTAATTGGTGGGtatatcttctaattgtttTCCTGCttacaataatatatttggtAGTGGTTCTAGTGCCCGCATGCTTGAAACGAGTCCCCCCTTGCGTATTCTTTATAACCGAAACTATATACGTGGTCTTATGGCTAGTGTATTTCGCAGCAATGGTTGCAGCGTTCAAAAGTAGATCCTGTTCGAAAGCGTACTACATGAGCGATACGTGGTGCAATTTGGAAAGTCCGGTGATAGCATTCGGGGTAATTACCTGGTTGATTTTCTGTTTATCGTTGGTGTTACTTGTGGTATTCACAATTATTCCCTGTCTACGTACTCGAGGTATTCACGGCTTAATCGCACCCACTAGTTTCAAAATTGGGGCCTTATATTTGCAAGAACGACCTACAGAACTCACACATGACGTGGAACTAGGTCCTGTACTTTCCACGATGGAAGGGACAAGTGAAAAGATCCTAACCCTATAA
- a CDS encoding DEHA2D17270p (similar to uniprot|P33448 Saccharomyces cerevisiae YOR045W Mitochondrial import receptor subunit TOM6): MSGRIPTPKPESKLEQIKKTPAFTIALNATLFAAGVFFIQSPLMEMLVPQL; this comes from the coding sequence atgtCTGGTCGTATTCCAACTCCAAAGCCTGAATCTAAGCTCGAACAAATCAAGAAAACTCCAGCTTTCACTATTGCTCTTAATGCAACTTTGTTCGCCGCCGGTGTCTTCTTTATCCAATCTCCATTGATGGAAATGTTAGTCCCACAATTATAA